The Acidimicrobiales bacterium genome includes the window AGCGCCCTTCGCGGTGACGAGGTCGTAGGCGACCGTGGCCCCCGGCGTCGAGGTGGGGATGGTCGTCGTGGTGACGCTCGGCGCCGAGGTCGTGGTCGTCGGCGCGACCGAGGTGGTCGTGGCGCTCGGCACCGTCGTCGTCGTCCCGCCGCCCGACGCGCCGGACGCGCCCGAGGCGCCCGTCGGGGCGAGCGTCGTCGTCGTCGTCGTCGTGGTCGTGCTCGTGGTGGTGGTGGTGGTGGTCGAGGTCGTGGTCGTGGTCGTGGTCGTGGTCGTGGTCGTGGTCGTGGTGGTCGTCGCGACCGGACCCGGCGCGCAGGCGCTCGCGTTCGGGAGCAGCTTGAGGGGGGTGGTGCCCGTCCCGCCGAGCCCCGTCGGCAGCCCCGAGCCGGTCGGGCCGGTGTTCGAGGCGGCGGTCGCCCCCGCGAACGGGACGATCGCCGAGAGCGCGAGCGCGCCGAAGGCGAGGAGTCCCGTCTCGGCGGCTCGGGCTCGGCGGTGTCGAGCCCAGCCGGTCAATCGCGCAGCAATTCCGCGACGCGAAAGGAGAGGTCGATGGCCTGCCTGGCGTTGAGTCGGGGGTCGCAGGTCGTGGTGTAACGGAGGGGGAGGTGCTCCTCGAGGATGTCCTCGACGCCGCCGAGGCACTCGGTCACGTCGTCGCCGGTGAGCTCGACGTGCACGCCGCCGGGCCAGGTGCCCTCCGCGCGGTGCACGGCGAAGAAGCCGCGGATCTCGCTCAGCACGTCGTCGAAGTGCCGAGTCTTCAGCCCGTCGCCGGCGCTGAAGGTATTGCCGTGCATCGGGTCGCACTCCCAGATGACGGGGTGGCCGGCGTCGGTGACGGCGCGCACGAGCCGGGGGAGGAGCGTGGTCACGTTGGCGTGGCCGAGGCGGGTGATGAGCGTGAGGCGTCCGGGGATGCGCTCGGGGTTCAGCACCTCACAGAGCGCGAGTGCCTCCTCGGGGCTCGCCTCGGGGCCGAGCTTCACGCCGATCGGGTTGTGCACGCCGGCGAGGAACTCGACGTGCGCCCCGTCGAGCTGGCGGGTCCGCTCGCCGATCCACAGCATGTGCGCCGAGCAGTCGTAGAAGTCGCCGGTGAGCGAGTCCTCTCGGGTGAGCGCCTGCTCGTAGTCGAGCAGCAGCGCCTCGTGGCTCGTGAAGAAGTCGACCTGCTGGATGGTCGCCTCGCTCGCGAGGTCGACCCCGCAGGCGCGCATGAAGCGCAGCGCCCGGTCGATCTCCCCGGCGATCGCCTCGTAACGACGTCCCTCCGCGCTCGAGGCGACGAACTGCTGGTTCCACAGGTGCACCTGGGAGAGGTCGGCGAAGCCGCCCTTGGTGAAGGCGCGCAGCAGGTTGAGGGTCGACGCGGAGTGGTGGTAGGCGCGGATCATGCGCGCCGGGTCCGGGATGCGGGCGGCGGGCACGGGAGCGTCGTCG containing:
- a CDS encoding 3-deoxy-7-phosphoheptulonate synthase class II → MAETSRSFRGDWSPSSWQARPAAQTPEWPDPEALESTRADLATLPPLVFAGEARTLTKALRSVAEGRAFVLQAGDCAESFNALSADEIRDKLKVILQMAVVLTYGSGVPVVKIGRIAGQFAKPRTSPTERVGEVEMPSFRGHIVNDDAPVPAARIPDPARMIRAYHHSASTLNLLRAFTKGGFADLSQVHLWNQQFVASSAEGRRYEAIAGEIDRALRFMRACGVDLASEATIQQVDFFTSHEALLLDYEQALTREDSLTGDFYDCSAHMLWIGERTRQLDGAHVEFLAGVHNPIGVKLGPEASPEEALALCEVLNPERIPGRLTLITRLGHANVTTLLPRLVRAVTDAGHPVIWECDPMHGNTFSAGDGLKTRHFDDVLSEIRGFFAVHRAEGTWPGGVHVELTGDDVTECLGGVEDILEEHLPLRYTTTCDPRLNARQAIDLSFRVAELLRD